Within Sebastes fasciatus isolate fSebFas1 chromosome 19, fSebFas1.pri, whole genome shotgun sequence, the genomic segment TGTCTACCTGCGTGCTCCCtagctagctcacggccgccgctctgcactgctctcaaaTGACGGTTACAGCCAATAACGCCGTCTCGACCAACAGCattgtttccactgttagcaCCTTTAGCTTTGAGCCGCCTGCTCAGCTGTCGCCaagttgagagccgtgtggaggcaatagaaatgctcccactcgtgcatttagcacctttaacagtGACGTTTCACTGAGGCAGTGTTGTCAAGTAGGAAATATCTGATCCTATAAATAGTGTTGCAGCTTAAGTTGACAGAGCACGTTCTGTCAGTGTCCATGACCAGTATCAGTGCTTTTATCTTTTCAGTAATGACAGTATAATGTTTTGAGGTTAGTGTCCCTCCTAAAACTGTGTACAGAAGCTTCACAGATGCCTCTCTGGGATACACCTCCATTCCTCCTTAATTCCCGTCATCATATGTTCACCTTTAAAACAGTTTCCCTTTCCACAGGTTTAACATGAGCCATCAGGAAATTATTAGCTGGATCTCTAAGGAATGTTTCACTGGCTTGTCGGCTAAAGACATCTTCCATTCTTGTATGATGTCAATAAATGCTTTAAGTCACGTGGCAGGACATCCAAGCAGAGGCAGCACTGACTGATGCCTGTGTCAAATGAGACACAGATTCCCATGAGTGCCTCTCTCACATACATGTGCTTGATTATTATAAGAGGTGGAGTCTGTGGAACACTGGATGCACTTTAAGGTATTCtgctttaattcctgtttattattattattattgatgtatttatgtatttattttggcagcaaAGGGACTCATGACTGAATGTGTGATCTATTGGTTGTgctgaataaataatattcagGTGTCTTTGATTTTTGAGAAATCTGTGGTCTTGGTGAAAACCTGAGGCAAAGAACAGGTTGGTTTTAGAGCGATAGAAGCATCTCATTCAAAGCCTCAAAGTGTTCATTACTCAATCAAACAATTTTTATGAATAAATGGTGTGACATATTTAAATGAAccaacattttgtgaaataattgAAGGAATTATTCAAACCCGGGacattattatgaaatgttttgtCATCATTCATTTGCTGGAtagcatttttatttcattaaagacattttaaaaaataaagtgtgtttttatgttagtTACTGTGTCTGTGTAACTGACCCCTCACTCTGATATTATATCAGTATCATTAATCAATCTTAATCTGAAACTAACTAAAGCTATCagataaatgtatgtgtgtatttataaaattaaaaaatatatatatatatatttaataaaataatatatatatatatatatatatatatatatacaataaaataaatacatatatataataaaaataatatataattaaaatatatatatgtaaaattaaaatatgtatatatatttttttagataatatatacaaatacaaaatataatatataaatatgtatacaataaatataaaatataaatatatatatagtaagtaaaaaatattatatataaatatatatataataaatagaaaatatatatatttatattttgtgtatatatatacacatatatataatataataagtaataatataataatagtataataagtaaaaaatatgtatacatatatatataataaaaaatataataaatatatatttattatattttctattatatatatatatatttatatattatatatattgtattatatcttttatttatatatatatatatatatattatctaaaaaatatatatataatatttttattttatatgtatatatagctgtatataattacaaatattattcatatatatagattatttttttatagatttttttttttttttcaatataggCTACCGGATGGGTATCAAACATGTTTTCTATCTGTGGGCTCCAGTCAGCTGATGAGACGCAGAGTCAGCACAGTTTGTCCTGTAGCCCTCTGGTCTGGTCTTGTCTGGTCTGGTCTCGTGGCTCGCTACTGACTGAGAGGAAGTCGTCCACACGTCGGTTTATAGAAAGCTATTTCAGCCATGTTTGGACTCCTGTAGCCCTGAAAGCAGCATAAAGACGCCCTTTCACTGGACCGCAGCAGTATATCCTGTTATTTATCTACCGGGTTCTGAACCTGAGAGCTGCAGTCACGAGTTCACTCAGTTCCTACAAACTAACCTGTGACtctactgctgctgcagaaagagaaagagggaagtTGCATGTCTGTACTTTAGTTTTGCGTTGTTACCGAGACCCACAGGATGCTTTCCTtggagcagctgcagcagagttTAGAGACTGCAGGACAGTCTCACGTCCTGCAGTTCTGGCCGGAGCTGtgtgaggcagagagagacagtttcCTCCAGGAGCTGTCTCAGCTGGATCTAAAGGGACTGAAGGGTCACTGTGAGGGGGCCAAAAGGGCTGCAGCCTCCCCTTCTGCAGGTCTGGACCAGCACATAGAGCCGGTCCCTCCTCAGTCCATCGGCAGTGTGAGGAAGAGTGACAAAGAGTCTCTGGAACTGTGGGGAAATGAAGGTGAATGTTTTACAGTAAATCTGCTGAGAGTATTAGAAAAGTGAAGTAGAGTTACTATAATGCACCTATAGATGTGACATATTTAGCTGCTGCAGTATCACTCACTGACTGCACTAGTGGAAAGTAACAAAGtgaatttactcaagtattgtacttagAGGAAAATACTgtaatgtactttttactccacctTTCCTCAACATCTTATTAGGCCTATTTACcagttatttttcagattaaagctgcagtgggtagtgaagaaagtcatagtataatatgtcataaaaagtcatagtataatatgtcatagaaagtcatattataatatgtcataaaaaagtcatggtataatatgttgaaaaatgtcataaaaaataatagtatgtcgaaaaaagtcatagtatagtatgttgaaaatttcatgataaaatgtcataatataatatgtaaaaaaaattcgaaaagaagtcatagtaaattatgtcataaaaagtcactACTTTActctgtactatgactttttcatgactttttttgacttaATAtagtggagcaaatatgattaaaaaaaagttatttttataaaacggtcactatatcctgacagtagtacatgagacaggtaatctgaaaaaaaaatcatgtgcatctgtgtcctccggtgtcctctggtgctcctaatggcatctgcaggatttcacagaccggaggaaaacaagcagtcagagctgatttgGAGTCTAccgtccagcttccgtctaGGAGAGCCGCGAACGGTccaactaggcagcgctgattatgAAAGCAGTAACAAGTTAAAGGTTAAATGCCAGCTTGTAAAGTTTTATGAACGTTTTCACttatacagtatgacaaaaGGTGATGTGTGCTATGTATGTGAAGTTAAAGGCCTTGCTCATGTTACCACTCTGGTTTTTACAGGGATGTTGCAAATCTCAGAGAATCGAGTCGGGGTCCTGCTCTTGGCCGGCGGTCAGGGGACCCGTCTTGGTGTTAAGTATCCCAAAGGGATGTACAATGTTGGGCTACCGAGCGGCAAAACCTTGTATCAAATCCAGGCGGAGCGCATTCACAAAATCCAGGAGCTGGCCGACAGAAAGTATGGCTCAAAATGCACCGTTGCATGGTAAGAATATATGATGTATCTTCCTCCATTACTCTGATTATGTAAAGGCTTATGCACTACAGATAGAGCCAGTGCAACACAACCTCCCTTCCACatcaaacagatagagccagagcaacacaacctcctctccatgccaaaacagatagagccagagcaacacaacctcctctccacaccaaaacAGATAGAGCGAGAGCAACACAATCTCCTCTCCCGCCAAAACAAATAGAGCCagggcaacacaacctcctttccacgccaaaaactgatagagccagagcaacacaacctcctctccacaccaaatagaTAAAGCcggagcaacacaacctcctctccactccaaacagatagagtcagagaaacacgacctcctctccatgccaaaatagatagagtcagagcaacacaacctcctctccacgtcaaaatagatagagccagagcaacaagaCCTCCTCCCCACGCCAAAACAGATAGAGCcggagcaacacaacctcctttccACACcaaaaacagatagagccagagcaacacaacctcctctccaccatggaacctaAAGAGGATCAGATTTTTACTTAATCAACCGttgttcataaaaaaaatatattgtttatagctgctttaagtaaaaataaatgactgtttttggcGCTGTGATTAAGTTTGGAGATTAGAAATTTAGATAAAGAATGTCACCAGGATTATAGAGTAAATATTTAAACCTGTCTGTACTATTGCAACTCTTCAGGTACATAATGACCAGTGAGTTCACTCTGGCTCCCACAGAGAAGTTCTTCAAAGAGAACAACTACTTTGGTCTGGAGCCATCAAACATTGTTATGTTTGAGCAAAGGATGATCCCAGCAGTGACATTTGACGGAAAGGTCATCCTGCAGGGGAAAGGGAAGATAGCTATGGCTCCAGGTATGTATACATCACCTACAGAAGATCCAGACACTCAGTAAAATCCCTCACCTATTGCCACTGATTTGTGTGTTCAGGATAGTTTGAGGTAACGCGCCGTAATGTTTCAAAGCCTCTCCACTCTCTGCCAGATGGGAACGGTGGTCTGTACCAGGCGTTGGTGGACAACAAGGTGCTGGAGGACATGACGAAGAGGGGAGTGGAGTACCTGCATGTGTACTGTGTGGACAACATCCTGGTCAAAATGGCGGACCCTGTGTTCATTGGGTTCTGTGTGAGCAAAGGGGCCGACTGCGGAGCCAAGGTAGAGTAATATCATACAGCAGATATAAAGGAATAGCTCAATAATTTGGGAATATGCTTattttgctttctttctgagagCTAGATGAGAATATTGATGTGCATGCTTAGCCTGTTGCCAAATTGTGACTCCTGTTTCCCTCTGGCCTCTCATCTCCATCATTTGTCCAGGTGGTGGAGAAGGCGTACCCTGCTGAGCCAGTGGGAGTGGTTTGCAGGGTGCGAGGCGTCACCCAGGTGGTGGAGTACAGCGAGATCCAACCAGAGACAGCTGAGCTCCGAGGACCTGGAGGGGAGTTGGTGTACAGCGCTGGAAACATCTGCATTCACTTCTTTACCAGGGCTTTCCTGCAGGATGTAGCAGAGTAAGAGCCTTCCattgctgaaaatagtcccctataaatacaaatttcctcgtgtttgagtaatgttttttCATCTTACAGGACATTTGAAAGCCAACTGAAACAACACGTCGCACTCAAGAAAGTTCCCTTTGTGGACACATGTGGCAATCAAGTCAAACCCACCAAACCCAATGGCATAAAGATGGAGAAATTTGTTTTTGATGTCTTTCCATTCTCAAGGTATTGTTGATTCTTATATTGTGTCTTCAGCTATTTacatctgttgttttttatctaCATGAAATTACATAAACTCATAATACGGTGTCTGCGGGTAATTAAAATATGCACTGTCTTGTCTTTGGAAGGAACTTTGTTGCGTTTGAGGTCGTGAGGGAGGATGAGTTTTCCCCACTGAAAAATGCAGACGGAGCAGCCACAGACAGCCCATCCACCGCCAGAAACTCTTTGCTGGCTCAACACTGCCGCTGGGTCACAGCCGCAAGAGCCACGCTGCTGGATGAACGTGGGAATACCCTTCCTCCTACGGCCAGGTCAGAGGAAAATGTTCATATAGACACCCTGCTACAACAGATAATGTCAGAACTTGAAGCCTAGACCTGGTTGTCATggccagccgattagactgttgtcaggctgttaattatgaacttttttttttttttttgcctgtagctttgttgcctaaacctaaagaagttgtagttttgttgtctaaacctaaagaggttgtagttttgttgcctaaac encodes:
- the uap1l1 gene encoding UDP-N-acetylhexosamine pyrophosphorylase-like protein 1, with the protein product MLSLEQLQQSLETAGQSHVLQFWPELCEAERDSFLQELSQLDLKGLKGHCEGAKRAAASPSAGLDQHIEPVPPQSIGSVRKSDKESLELWGNEGMLQISENRVGVLLLAGGQGTRLGVKYPKGMYNVGLPSGKTLYQIQAERIHKIQELADRKYGSKCTVAWYIMTSEFTLAPTEKFFKENNYFGLEPSNIVMFEQRMIPAVTFDGKVILQGKGKIAMAPDGNGGLYQALVDNKVLEDMTKRGVEYLHVYCVDNILVKMADPVFIGFCVSKGADCGAKVVEKAYPAEPVGVVCRVRGVTQVVEYSEIQPETAELRGPGGELVYSAGNICIHFFTRAFLQDVAETFESQLKQHVALKKVPFVDTCGNQVKPTKPNGIKMEKFVFDVFPFSRNFVAFEVVREDEFSPLKNADGAATDSPSTARNSLLAQHCRWVTAARATLLDERGNTLPPTASASSGDNPPAQCEISPLVSYFGEGLEQLLKGRTLPTPLILDEKKAKELQAQ